ttcatgccaaaatggaactgtagaggagagtctactgaacaagccagtacctgccacatacaagtactgccatctgttgaggggttacgaaggtggaggcattacttttcattcaaccctcatattataattgtgtgtgtatatatacatgtatatctagctatctatatcagtggtttccaacccatGGTCCATGGACCCATGCTTCCTCGGAGATGGTGAGTGGAGGAACTGTACTGGAATTCCAAGCACATCTTGCTAGGATGCTTTGAGAACATTTACAGTGATGTAGATCAGCCTTGTACCTCTTGGGAGCAGACCTTTACCCTGCTATCCTTTCTCTTTCCAGACCATGTCCTTCTCTTGCTTCTTTAACCCTCTCCATGGCTGCCTATTGCATGCCAACGGCCACGGAGAAGTGTGGACAGACTGGAACAGCACGGCCAAGTTCTTCCAGTACGGATGGCGATGCACCACCAACGAGGACGCATACACCAACAAAACCCTTTTGGGGAACTGGAACGAGGAGCGTTACGATATCCGGAAAGTGCTTCAAGCCAAGCCCATGCCTTCCCAGGTCAGAGGGCCCTTGCTCACCTCTCCCTTTGTTGTCTAGCGGTCTGTTTTGAGTTGATCAGTCTCCTAGCATTGGGTTGGGGGAGcctgcagccttccaggtgttgatTGCTATGGGGATTGGGAGATAAATTCTCACCTCAAGCAACTGGAAAGCCAAAGTATCCCCATCCCTGGTTTACAACTTTTATCCCCTTTTTTTAGCAATAGTTTCCTCCCTGAAAAGATCTCTCAAGTAATGGATAATCTGTTTTCAAAGATGCAGGGCAAATTCTTTTCTGGAAAATTAACTGATActctattttcttttttacacagagacacacacagtTATCCATAGATATCTGAGCTGTTGTATTGCTGGACtttagatacagaatgggggatgcgtggctcaagagcagtatgtgtgaaaaagatcttggggtctttgtggacaacaagttaaacatgagccaacaatgtgatgtggtggctaaaaaagccaatgggattttggcctgcatcaataggagtctagtgtctagatccagggaagtcatgctccccatgctctattctgccttggttagaccacatttggaatactgtgtctaattctgggcaacttatttgaagggagatgttaataagctggaatgtgtccagaggagggtgactaaaatgatcaagggtttggtttacttttgtatttatggtggaatcacctcCTGTGCTCAATAGGGTTGCACTTCCTCTGAGGACACatgtccgcagcttgggggtccttctggactccgcTTTGACACTCGATGCTCAGGTGTTGCCGgtagctgggagggcctttgcacagttaaagctcttgcgccagctgtgcccgtaccttgtgaaatctgatctggccatggtggtccatgtcctagtcacctctaggttggattactgcaatgtgctctacgtagggttacccttgaagacggccccggaaactacagttggtccagagatctgcagccagactactcacgggagctggttacagagagcggtcaactctcctgtttaaacagctccactggcttccaataagtttccggtcccaattcaaggtgtgggacatcacctataaagccctaaaaggttcgggacctgcttatcttTGCGATCGCTtcttctcctatgaaccagtgcatacCTTGAGATCTTCTAGCACTGCTCTCTTTCCCCCTGCCATCACatgcacggttgatggggacgagggagagagccttctcggtggtggctccccagctctggaactccctccctagggagatcagacaggctcccaccttcTCCTTTCGTAgtcaactaaaaacatggatgttccgttgcacttttgactaagcagctcaccagtaactttcttgtccctacttgaagcTCCGCACTTTACACCAGCCAGCACTATACACTGACATATGTTCCACCTCAacatgtgttatgacagtatttcctgcccagtttaccgtattgttgcactttcctgcgttCCTGTAAAAATgttttgcactcattgaatctgtacctcggctatgtttctttcagccatattgttttatattgctttcaattgtgttgttagttgttttatctgatgttttaattgcttaaagTGTTTTACACATGTGCTTTAATTCTAAtcttgggcatgtcccttgtaagccgccccgattcccctaggggagatggttggcggggtataaaaataaagttgttgttgttattattattattattattattgttattattattattattattatagctgagggttattttagagcttaacagctcagattccccaacacaaataataaataaaacaagaggAGACAGGCATTGACAAACCCCTCAATAGAATAGACAAAGAAATGCCTTTTCCATCTTATTCTATGCACCTCTCCTCCTAAGTCAGAGTGGGAAAGGGCTCGAAAACGGAGATGTCAAAGTGGCAAGATCTCAAAAAGACCAAACTGGACTTCATGGTTTTGTAAGTAAACCTGAATTCCGTCTGTGCTTTCTCTTTTCAGTATGCCCATTGCTTTGAATCCACCTACTCCTCCGACTATTCCATGGAAACACCTCGCAGCACTAGAAGTAAGTGCACAAAAAGGAAACCCGGGGTCAGAATCTGGGGGTTGTAAGGTGACCTTGAGGGCATCTAGTCCCTCTATGATTCTGAAACCTACTTACTCACTAAAAGCCGATTCCAAATAAGAAGGCAAGTAGTGAAAGTTTATACTCTGAAAAATCAAATGCCATATTAGAATGAtaataagggtctggagaacaaaccctatgaggagcggcttaaagacctgggtatatttagcctgcagaatagaaggctgagaggagacatgatgaggaccatagATCAacatgtaaggggaagtcataatTAATATGATTCCATAAGGAAATAAACATGTGGTCTGGTGCCTCTGGCTGCGTTTTCCATCGCCAGGCACACTGCCCTTGGTGCTCCTCAGCCTTGTCctctctctttgtctcctttctaaGGAGTTACGCGAGAGGCTCACTGGTTCCCCGGGCACCAGCCGGAGCTGGAGCCGCCTCCTATCAAGCCAACGGCTCGGTCGTGTTACATGATGGATTACGAGCATCCCTATCGCAAGGAAGAACGCTGTGTGGATGAGAAGTTGCCCAAAAAACCAGAAGGAACAACACACAAACAGTAGGATCGGAGGAGGCTCTAGCGTGCCTTGGGACAACCCGTATGGCCAGAAAGACTGCTTGCAAGATCTTGGTGCCCTTTCTCTTCTTTAAAGGCTGGACTGCTGGGTAGGGACTCAGAAACTGTGTCTGGAAATAAAAATGTGCACCAAAGGTAGGAGGTGATTCTTCCTAATTATTCCGTTATTTCctaatgtttttaatctgttttcttTTGCCTTGGCATATTGTGTGAAGCTCTATCCATTAAAGGTGTTTGACTGTGCAGGTACGAATCTCACAAGGTGTTTTGCTAAAACAACAATGGATTGGGGTCACTTATTAGTATATAATGAAAATGGTATCAATACAAATAGAGAATTCACAAACAATTTTATCATCTTTCTTTACAGTCCCAACTGGGTACTAACtcttggggttcagcctgtgtgtgaacttgaacctgactctctgattgtatttcctgatgctcatgtatttcctgatgcccatatgaattctgaggccaatttagatgataatgggttgagtagtgaaaatcctacagccttcgAAAGCGAAAAtcaagattcccatgagaacatacatTCCGAGCCAAGCGGAAACGGTTCACTCCCTTTTCTTCCCAGTTTTAGCTCTCTAGAGAATCAGGCACCtggcctgcctaatgaggataggcgggggcagatttggcagagtcggggagaagcccaatgtttacgcaggtcagccagattgaaggaaatccaaacaaaatcttcaggtgtgtctcgcaatagatttcttggccttaaataTGACTGTTCTGaatacagcttcagaccaggcatcgttccagattcatgtgccagcgtttgcaggtctcctgattcaagtagcgttgttcctcggaggttttctagatgtcctaagtacggttagtgatttgctaacaggttccaggtatcagcagttttgctgtgggtttcatgttcttgtttatggacatttcttgttgctgatttttactgtggctttttacttttgcattttcccctctattttgtattcatcttttatctataaaaaaggattgttccctgaagccaagtgtggtggattgttgtctgagggttcagtttcctgctctgggttgcaacactaaCATTATATACTGTAACTCCTGAAACATAAcctacataccgtatatactcgagtataagccgacccaattATAAACCGAGGTACCCAATTTAACCACCAAagatgggaaaacttattgactcgagtataagtcgagagtgggaaatgcagcagctactggtaatacaaaataaatataaataccaataaaattacattaattgaggaaacagtagctaaatgtttttcaatgtttacataaaactgtaatttaaaataagactgaccaactttgattaaaccattattctaacctttttcagtgtaaatgtgctt
This portion of the Anolis sagrei isolate rAnoSag1 chromosome 7, rAnoSag1.mat, whole genome shotgun sequence genome encodes:
- the CFAP68 gene encoding cilia- and flagella-associated protein 68; this translates as MSMAETCFLCVISGGERLPFPAAIFLPPTSGAVAKATPPFSCIPGSERGAGPGKTMSFSCFFNPLHGCLLHANGHGEVWTDWNSTAKFFQYGWRCTTNEDAYTNKTLLGNWNEERYDIRKVLQAKPMPSQYAHCFESTYSSDYSMETPRSTRRVTREAHWFPGHQPELEPPPIKPTARSCYMMDYEHPYRKEERCVDEKLPKKPEGTTHKQ